A portion of the Blastochloris tepida genome contains these proteins:
- the bchE gene encoding magnesium-protoporphyrin IX monomethyl ester anaerobic oxidative cyclase: MRIVLVHPNYHSGGAEIAGKWSPAWVAYLAGYLKANGYSDIRFIDAMTDNLTDDELRAQLTASGADIVGTTAITPAIYKAERVLQIAKEVNPKVVTVLGGIHGTFMYQQVLMEAPWIDAVVRGEGEAVMLNLARAVDEGRWPDCRGQVAGIAYADGTKVIATQAEPPIRDVDTIVADWGILDWNKYIYIPTGTRVATPNLARGCPFTCSFCSQWKFWRDYRVRDPKKVVDEIEELVTKYKVGFFILADEEPTINKKKFIEFCEEMIKRNLPVQWGINTRVTDIMRDEELLPFYRKAGLVHISLGTEAAAQLNLDIFNKETTVGQNKRAIDLLRNAGIVTEAQFIVGLENETAETLEETYRMVRDWNPDMANWSMYTPWPFSDLFKEMGDKVEVFDFEKYNFVTPIMRSKALDRAELLDLVMKNYRRFYMNKALFGYMWERDPLRRSYLVGCLKAFLKSAFERKFYDLGKRGYWGPLSKKFLKFEFDNSRKLADAPIAQQSADWKSAPKRKQDTAAATTAAAVAEMRACGGSTEQMDDIVVPPAEKIMACGGGTQQLPENEPVAKVH, translated from the coding sequence ATGCGGATTGTGCTCGTCCATCCCAACTATCACTCCGGCGGCGCCGAGATTGCCGGCAAATGGTCGCCGGCCTGGGTCGCCTATCTGGCCGGCTACCTGAAGGCCAACGGCTATTCGGACATCCGCTTCATCGATGCGATGACCGATAATCTGACGGACGACGAGCTGCGCGCGCAGCTTACGGCGTCGGGGGCGGACATCGTCGGCACCACCGCCATCACGCCGGCGATCTACAAGGCCGAGCGCGTGCTGCAGATCGCCAAGGAGGTGAACCCGAAGGTGGTCACCGTGCTCGGCGGCATCCACGGCACCTTCATGTACCAGCAGGTGCTGATGGAGGCGCCCTGGATCGACGCCGTGGTGCGCGGCGAGGGCGAAGCGGTGATGCTGAACCTCGCCCGGGCGGTCGACGAAGGCCGCTGGCCCGACTGCCGCGGTCAGGTCGCCGGCATCGCCTATGCCGACGGCACCAAGGTGATCGCCACCCAGGCCGAGCCGCCGATCCGCGACGTCGACACCATCGTCGCCGACTGGGGCATCCTGGACTGGAACAAGTACATCTACATCCCGACCGGCACCCGCGTCGCCACCCCCAATCTCGCGCGCGGCTGCCCGTTCACCTGCAGCTTCTGCTCGCAATGGAAGTTCTGGCGTGACTACCGCGTCCGCGACCCCAAGAAGGTGGTCGACGAGATCGAGGAGCTGGTCACCAAGTACAAGGTCGGCTTCTTCATCCTGGCTGACGAAGAGCCCACCATCAACAAGAAGAAGTTCATCGAATTCTGCGAGGAGATGATCAAGCGCAATCTGCCGGTGCAGTGGGGCATCAACACCCGCGTCACCGACATCATGCGCGACGAGGAACTGCTGCCGTTCTACCGCAAGGCCGGCCTCGTCCACATCTCGCTCGGTACGGAAGCGGCCGCGCAGCTCAACCTCGACATCTTCAACAAGGAGACCACGGTCGGCCAGAACAAGCGGGCGATCGACCTCCTGCGCAACGCCGGCATCGTCACCGAGGCCCAGTTCATCGTCGGTCTCGAGAACGAGACCGCCGAGACGCTGGAGGAGACCTACCGCATGGTCCGGGACTGGAACCCGGATATGGCCAACTGGTCGATGTACACGCCCTGGCCGTTCTCCGACCTGTTCAAGGAGATGGGCGACAAGGTCGAGGTGTTCGACTTCGAGAAGTACAACTTCGTCACGCCGATCATGCGCTCGAAGGCGCTCGACCGCGCCGAGTTGCTCGATCTGGTGATGAAGAACTATCGCCGGTTCTACATGAACAAGGCGCTGTTCGGCTACATGTGGGAGCGCGACCCGCTGCGGCGCAGCTACCTCGTCGGCTGCCTCAAGGCGTTCCTCAAGAGCGCGTTCGAGCGCAAGTTCTACGACCTCGGCAAGCGCGGCTATTGGGGTCCGCTGTCGAAGAAGTTCCTCAAGTTCGAGTTCGACAACTCGCGCAAGCTGGCGGATGCGCCGATCGCCCAGCAGTCGGCCGACTGGAAGAGCGCGCCCAAGCGCAAGCAGGACACCGCGGCCGCGACCACCGCGGCGGCGGTGGCCGAGATGCGCGCCTGCGGCGGCTCGACCGAGCAGATGGACGACATCGTCGTGCCGCCGGCCGAGAAGATCATGGCCTGCGGCGGCGGCACCCAGCAGCTGCCGGAGAACGAGCCGGTCGCCAAGGTGCACTGA
- a CDS encoding bifunctional adenosylcobinamide kinase/adenosylcobinamide-phosphate guanylyltransferase has translation MGHLTYLTGPTRSGKSRRAVEIAQSWGDGVVFVATYPVDPTDAEMAERVRRHQAERPPSWRTLEAPERVAAALAALAPAPAGAVIDSVVLWTATRFEQADDDILAAWETELAALRAAPFPVILVGDEIGWSPVPMDASLRRFRDLVGVLGQRAAAVADEAWLIVAGCPVRLK, from the coding sequence ATGGGCCATCTGACATACCTGACCGGCCCCACCCGCAGCGGCAAGAGCCGGCGGGCGGTGGAGATCGCCCAAAGCTGGGGCGACGGCGTGGTGTTCGTCGCCACCTATCCAGTCGATCCTACCGACGCCGAGATGGCCGAGCGGGTGCGCCGGCATCAGGCCGAGCGCCCGCCCTCCTGGCGCACGCTGGAGGCGCCGGAGCGCGTGGCGGCGGCGCTCGCGGCCCTCGCCCCGGCGCCGGCCGGCGCCGTCATCGACAGCGTGGTGCTGTGGACGGCAACGCGCTTCGAGCAGGCGGACGACGACATCCTCGCCGCCTGGGAGACGGAGCTTGCCGCGCTCAGGGCCGCGCCCTTTCCCGTCATCCTCGTCGGCGACGAGATCGGCTGGAGTCCGGTGCCGATGGACGCCTCCCTGCGTCGCTTCCGCGATCTGGTCGGCGTGCTCGGCCAGCGCGCGGCAGCCGTGGCGGATGAGGCATGGCTGATCGTCGCCGGCTGCCCGGTGCGCCTGAAATGA
- the cobS gene encoding adenosylcobinamide-GDP ribazoletransferase, whose protein sequence is MADRRRLPGAPEMTLQTDPSPLPDSPFARERRALLGAVIYFTRIPLPPLPPFADDDWRRATSYWPLIGVGVGLVAAAIYALASLALPAGVAAGLALASGVVLTGAQHEDGFIDVCDGFGGATRERMLDIMRDSRIGAFGAIGLVLLVGLKWQALAALPADVAAVALIAAHAFSRGLGAMVMAVLSYARTDASRARPMVSDLKGDRLVLVVGLAIVPLILLPAAAILPAFAAGALAWTGCVATFNSRLGGYTGDCLGATQQVTELAILLAVLGSVVLGAH, encoded by the coding sequence ATGGCTGATCGTCGCCGGCTGCCCGGTGCGCCTGAAATGACCCTGCAGACCGATCCCTCCCCCCTCCCCGACAGCCCGTTCGCGCGCGAGCGCCGGGCGCTGCTCGGCGCGGTGATCTATTTCACCCGCATTCCCCTGCCGCCGCTGCCGCCGTTCGCCGACGACGACTGGCGGCGCGCCACCAGCTACTGGCCGCTGATCGGGGTCGGCGTCGGCCTCGTCGCGGCCGCCATCTATGCGCTGGCGTCGCTGGCGCTGCCGGCCGGCGTCGCGGCGGGGCTGGCGCTGGCCAGCGGCGTCGTGCTCACCGGCGCCCAGCACGAGGACGGCTTCATCGACGTGTGCGACGGCTTCGGCGGCGCAACCCGCGAGCGCATGCTCGACATCATGCGCGATTCCCGCATCGGCGCGTTCGGCGCCATCGGGCTGGTGCTGCTGGTCGGGCTGAAATGGCAGGCGCTGGCCGCCCTGCCGGCCGATGTCGCCGCCGTGGCGCTGATCGCCGCCCATGCCTTCAGCCGCGGGCTCGGCGCCATGGTGATGGCGGTGCTGAGCTATGCCCGCACCGATGCGAGCCGCGCCCGGCCGATGGTGAGCGACCTCAAGGGCGACCGGCTGGTGCTGGTGGTCGGGCTTGCCATCGTGCCGCTGATCCTGCTGCCGGCGGCCGCCATCCTGCCGGCGTTCGCGGCCGGCGCCCTGGCCTGGACCGGCTGCGTCGCCACGTTCAACAGCCGCCTCGGCGGCTATACTGGCGATTGCCTGGGCGCCACCCAGCAGGTGACCGAGCTGGCGATCCTGCTCGCGGTGCTGGGCTCGGTGGTGCTGGGCGCACATTGA
- the cobC gene encoding alpha-ribazole phosphatase family protein has product MLVLVRHTQVQGVAGLCYGRFEAGLAATFADEAEAVRGALPAEIAAVYSSPAARCRALAAQLHPAPVLDDRLHELDFGQWEGRRWDDIPRAELDAWCGDFVTLAPPGGETFAALAGRASAFAEDITRRHGDAPVAAITHAGVIRALLARGLALTEAFSIDAPPGSVHLVTLAPAGAVS; this is encoded by the coding sequence ATGCTGGTGCTGGTGCGCCACACCCAGGTTCAAGGCGTCGCGGGCCTTTGCTACGGCCGCTTCGAGGCCGGCCTGGCCGCGACGTTCGCGGACGAGGCGGAGGCGGTGCGTGGCGCGCTCCCGGCCGAGATCGCCGCGGTCTATTCGAGCCCGGCCGCCCGCTGCCGGGCGCTGGCGGCGCAACTTCATCCCGCGCCGGTGCTCGACGACCGCCTGCACGAGCTTGATTTCGGCCAGTGGGAAGGCCGGCGCTGGGACGACATTCCGCGCGCCGAGCTTGACGCCTGGTGCGGCGATTTCGTCACCCTTGCCCCGCCCGGCGGCGAGACCTTCGCCGCACTCGCCGGCCGCGCCTCTGCCTTCGCTGAGGACATCACGCGCCGCCATGGCGATGCGCCGGTTGCCGCCATCACCCATGCCGGCGTCATCCGCGCGCTTCTCGCCCGCGGCCTTGCCTTGACGGAGGCGTTCTCCATCGACGCCCCGCCCGGCAGCGTCCACCTTGTCACGCTTGCCCCGGCCGGCGCGGTCTCGTAG